The Elusimicrobiota bacterium region AAGGTGGCGCTGCCGAGGATCGCGGCGGTCGGCGACCTGAACCAATGGCCGCTCGCCGCGGCGCTCATCCTGCTGCTGCTCGAGTCCGCGCTCGCCGCGGGCCCGCTGCTGAGGTGGCCCTGATGTTCCGCCACCCCTTCTGGCTCGCCGCCGGCGCGCTCCTCCTGCCCGCCGCCTGGGCGCTGCTCCGCTGGGCCGAGGCCCGGCGCCGCGCCGTGAGCGAGGCGATGGGAAGAGGTCTCGTACCCTCCGGACGCAAGGCCTCCGTCAGGCTGCGCCTGGCCGGGATCGCCTTCCTCCTGCTCGCGCTCGCCGGGCCGCAGTTCGGCGTCGAGCTCGTCGAGACGCGCTCCGACTCGCGGCAGGCGGTGATCGCGGTGGACGTCTCCCTGTCGATGCTCGCCCAGGACGTCAAGCCGAACCGCCTCGAGCGCGCGAAGTCCTCGCTGTCCCTGCTGATCGACCAGCTGCGGGGCGAGCGCATCGGGGTCGTCGCCTTCGCGGGGGAAGCGGTCACCGTGTGCCCGCTCACGCAGGACGCCGACGCGGCCAAGCAGCTGCTCGGAGCGCTGGAGAGCGGCGCGGTGCCCACGCCCGGCTCGGCGGTCGGGAGCGCCCTGCGCACGGCGACGGCGATGCTCGGCCGCTACCCGGGAGGCAAGGCCGTCGTCCTCCTCACCGACGGCGAGGACCACAAGTCCGATCCCCTCGGCGCCGCGCGCGAGGCCGCCGTCGCCGGCGTGCGCGTCTTCGCCGTCGGCATCGGCACGCCGGACGGAGAGCCGATCCCGAGCGCGGGAGGGACGTACCACAAGGACCCCAAGGGCGGAACGGTCGTCAGCCGCCTCGACGAGAGCACGCTGGCGCAGATCGCGAGGGAGACCGGCGGGGCCTACTACCGCACGACGCCTGGCTCCGACGAGATCGCCGACATCGCCAAGCGCATCCGGGAGCTCGACGCAGCCAAGGGCGTGTCGGGGACCGCGAACCTCTGGCGCAACCGCTACGCCTGGCCGGCGGCGGCGGCGTTCCTGCTCCTGCTCCTCGAGCTGCTGTCGTCGCTGCGCCCGATCGCGGGGGCAGCGCCGTCCGCCGCGGTCGCGCGGTCCGTCGTGGTCGCGGCGGCCTCCCTGGTCGCGCTCGCCGCGCCGTCCGCGGCGGCGACGGCCGAGGGCTCGCTGCGCGCGGGGAACCGGCTCTACGGCCGGGAGAAGTACGAAGGCGCCCTCGAGCGCTACGGGGAGGCCGCGGCGAAGGCGCCCAAGGACCCTCGCCCCGCGTTCAACGCGGGCGGGGCGCTGTACCGGCTCGAGAAGCTCGACGACGCGACGGCGATGTACGAGACCGTGGCCGCGCGCAAGGACCTCCCGGCGGCGACGAGGGCCGCGGCGCTGTACAACCTGGGCAACGCGCGCTTCAAGGCCGGCGACTTCCCGAACGCCGCCGCCGCCTTCCGCGGCTCGCTGGCGCTGTCGCCCGGCGACGCCGAGGCCCGCCACAACCTGGCCGTGACCTTGCAGAAACTCAAGAACCCTCCGCCCCCGAAGAGCAAGCAGGACAAGCCCAAGGACGAGCCGCAGAAGCCCGAGGACAAGAAGGACAAGCCCCAGGGCGGCGGAGGGGGACAGGACGACCAGCCGAAGAGCCCGCCGAAGACCCGGCCCGAGGACCAGCTCACCAAGGAGGAAGCCGACCGCATCCTGCGCGCCGTCGGCGAGCGCGAGAAGCAGGCCCAGCGCCAGGCCCAGGAAGGCAAGGGCCGCCGCGCGCAGGGCAAGCCGCCGTCGGCGGAGGACTGGTGAGAAGGACCGTCCTGGCCGCCGGGCTGATGCTGGGCGCCGCCGCCGCGGCCGCGGCGGACCTCGCCGTCACCGCCACGCTGAGCAGCCACCAGCTCGTCTTCGGCGATCAGATCGTCCTGTCCGTGGCGATCATGGGGTCCGGCTCCGCCGCGCCCAAGGCGCCGCTCATCCCGGACGTCGAGATCTACGAGTCCGGCAAGAGCCAGAGCATGACCATCATCAACGGCCGCGTCTCGTCGAGCGTCGTACACACCTTCGTCCTGAACCCGCGCAAGACCGGACGCTTCGTCGTGCCCGCGATCGAGGTGCCCGGCGCCGCGCCGACGCCGCCGATGGTCTTCAACGTCGACGCCGCGCCGAAGGAGCCGCCGCCGGCCCCGGCC contains the following coding sequences:
- a CDS encoding VWA domain-containing protein gives rise to the protein MFRHPFWLAAGALLLPAAWALLRWAEARRRAVSEAMGRGLVPSGRKASVRLRLAGIAFLLLALAGPQFGVELVETRSDSRQAVIAVDVSLSMLAQDVKPNRLERAKSSLSLLIDQLRGERIGVVAFAGEAVTVCPLTQDADAAKQLLGALESGAVPTPGSAVGSALRTATAMLGRYPGGKAVVLLTDGEDHKSDPLGAAREAAVAGVRVFAVGIGTPDGEPIPSAGGTYHKDPKGGTVVSRLDESTLAQIARETGGAYYRTTPGSDEIADIAKRIRELDAAKGVSGTANLWRNRYAWPAAAAFLLLLLELLSSLRPIAGAAPSAAVARSVVVAAASLVALAAPSAAATAEGSLRAGNRLYGREKYEGALERYGEAAAKAPKDPRPAFNAGGALYRLEKLDDATAMYETVAARKDLPAATRAAALYNLGNARFKAGDFPNAAAAFRGSLALSPGDAEARHNLAVTLQKLKNPPPPKSKQDKPKDEPQKPEDKKDKPQGGGGGQDDQPKSPPKTRPEDQLTKEEADRILRAVGEREKQAQRQAQEGKGRRAQGKPPSAEDW